A genomic window from Pecten maximus chromosome 2, xPecMax1.1, whole genome shotgun sequence includes:
- the LOC117340645 gene encoding LIM domain-containing protein A-like translates to MCEHKHQSDLCEHKHQSDLCEHKHQSDLCEHKHQSDLCEHKHQSDLCEHKHQSDLCEHKHQSDQCLYKHQSDMCEHKHQSDKCPHKHQSDLCEHKHQSDMCEHKHQSDLCEHKHQSDLCEHKHQSDLCEHKHQSDLCEHKHQSDLCEHKHQSDQCLYKHQSDMCEHKHQSDLCEHKHQSEQHQ, encoded by the coding sequence ATGTGTGAACACAAACACCAATCAGATCTGTGTGAACACAAACACCAATCAGATCTGTGTGAACACAAACACCAATCAGATCTGTGTGAACACAAACACCAATCAGATCTGTGTGAACACAAACACCAATCAGATCTGTGTGAACACAAACACCAATCAGATCTGTGTGAACACAAACACCAATCAGATCAGTGTCTATACAAACACCAATCAGATATGTGTGAACACAAACACCAATCAGATAAGTGTCCACACAAACACCAATCAGATCTGTGTGAACACAAACACCAATCAGATATGTGTGAACACAAACACCAATCAGATCTGTGTGAACACAAACACCAATCAGATCTGTGTGAACACAAACACCAATCAGATCTGTGTGAACACAAACACCAATCAGATCTGTGTGAACACAAACACCAATCAGATCTGTGTGAACACAAACACCAATCAGATCAGTGTCTATACAAACACCAATCAGATATGTGTGAACACAAACACCAATCAGATCTGTGTGAACACAAACACCAATCAGAGCAGCATCAGTAA